The nucleotide sequence AGTCTGCGGGCTCACTCGCAAGTTTTCTTCTCGCCTGTGTAAAGTTCGGACCGCAATTCATCCCcaaggctcaagaagaactggATAGGGTAGTCGGAAGTGATAGACTACCCACGTTTGATGATTTGCCAAAGTTGGAATACGTCAGAGCTATCGCATCCGAGACACTTCGGTGGAGGCCTGTTGCTGTACTAGGAGGTACACCTCATGCTAGCACTGCAGATCACGTCTACAAGGGCATGTTCATTCCCAAGGGAAGCACCATTATCGCACCACTTTGGACCCGTAAGTACCGCGTTTACTAATAGTTTGACAATGGCTGATATGATCAGTGCATCTGAATGAAGCCGACTTCCCTGAGCCTCATGAGTTCCGGCCAGAGCGCTTTATGGAGAAGCGAGAGTACCCCGGCACGCTTGGCCATAGCGCTTTTGGCTGGGGTCGACGAATCTGCCCGGGTATGCACCTCGGAGCTGCCTCCGTTACGCTTAACATCGCGCGTATCCTATGGGGCTTCGAAGTCAACCCTGAGCAGGATGAGAAGGGACGAGACATGGATGTTGATATGTAAGTCGAAGATGTAATCACGAGGAAGGCTCGATACTAATACTGGATAGCTTCGCTTACTCGGAGGGCTTCAACTCGAGTCCATTGCCGTTCCCTTGCTCAATTACACCCCGGTCGGTAAAGCATGCCCAGGCCATTGAGAGCGAGCACGATAATGCTCTGGAGGATTTGATGGAGTATACTGCTGTCACGAGCAAAATATCTTGATACGATGACGAGCGAAAAAGGCAAAGAGGAGTATATAGGTAGCAAGAATCAAGAAGCAAGCGTATTGAGACTTTCGTTATTGCTTCTCATAATACCTCTCTTATAAGACTGGCGAGCTGAATCATTCACTAACCTGAAtgagcttcttcaacgaCTCAACCGCCGCAACCGTATATTCGTTCATATCCGTATTCTCCCCCTCAAGCCCATCAAACACCTCCACCGACAACCAACTCCTAAACCCCGTCTTCAGCACAGCAAGCAGCATATCCTGAACATGCAAATACCCGCCATCACACGGCAACGGCCTATAATCATGACTCCACCTCGCTCTAGGCCTACTcccttcctcatccttcttATCCTCGATAGGAGGATCCATTTTGTACGCATCCGAGATCTGCAACAGATAAATCTTATCCGCTGGAATAGTGGTAGCTAGTtcctcaaggctcttgtGCCAGCGAGTTTTGCGCTCCTCATCGCTACTTGCTTTGATGAGACCATCTTTGGTGGTGGGATCGCCCCATTCAAGACCGGCGGTTTGGAAGGTATCGAGACATAGACCGATGTTGGGTCTGTTGGCCTTTTGGACGATTTGCCAGACTGTTTTCCACGTTGGGGCGTGGGTGGCCCAGCACCAGTTTTCGTAGGCGATGCTGAAGCCTTTTTCGGCGAGGAGATCTGCTAGTTCTGCTAGATCGGAGGCCAAGTCGTCgaatgaagatgaaattCCCTCAGAGTCGGATGATCCCACCTATGACTGTTAGCGACGGAAAGAATAAATGA is from Fusarium musae strain F31 chromosome 4, whole genome shotgun sequence and encodes:
- a CDS encoding hypothetical protein (EggNog:ENOG41); this encodes MVIQYQGTQIPISFASCSIPMKIKASLPDKLGAIRKAGFDGIELSMPDILDYGKLLSGSQPKEDDYDTLADVAKQIKALTDELGLKIMMLQPFANFEGWKKGEHDEQRKKAFDKARGWVKVMEAAGITLLQVGSSDSEGISSSFDDLASDLAELADLLAEKGFSIAYENWCWATHAPTWKTVWQIVQKANRPNIGLCLDTFQTAGLEWGDPTTKDGLIKASSDEERKTRWHKSLEELATTIPADKIYLLQISDAYKMDPPIEDKKDEEGRYAACCAEDGV